One Salminus brasiliensis chromosome 5, fSalBra1.hap2, whole genome shotgun sequence DNA segment encodes these proteins:
- the cul2 gene encoding cullin-2, producing the protein MSLKPRVVDFDETWNKLLTTIRAVVMLDYVERATWNDRFSDIYALCVAYPEPLGERLYTETKIFLENHVRQLYKKVLESEEKVLLMYHRYWEEYSKGADYMDCLYRYLNTQFIKKNKLTEADLQYGYGGVDMNEPLMEIGELALDMWRKLMIEPLQAMLIRMLLKEIKNDRCGEDPNQKVIHGVINSFVHVEQYKKKFPLKFYQEIFEGPFLTKTGEYYKQEASNLLQESNCSQYMEKVLGRLKDEEVRCRKYLHPSSYAKVIHECQQRMVADHLQFLHGECQNIVRQEKRDDMANMYTLLRAVSNGLPHMIQELQVHIHDEGLRATSNLSQENMPTQFVESVLEVHSKFVLLINTVLNGDQHFMSALDKALTSVVNYREPKSICKAPELLAKYCDNLLKKSAKGMTENEVEDKLTSFITVFKYIDDKDVFQKFYARMLAKRLIHGLSLSMDSEEAMINKLKQACGYEFTSKLHRMYTDMSVSADLNNKFNNFIKTQEIVVDLGISFQIYVLQAGAWPLTQVPSSTFAIPQELEKSVQMFELFYNQHFSGRKLTWLHYLCTGEVKMNYLSKPYVAMVTTYQMAVLLAFNNSETVGYKELQDSTQMSEKELQKTIKSLLDVKMINHDSQKEEIETESTFSLNMSFTSKRTKFKITTSMQRDTPQEMEQTRSAVDEDRKMYLQAAIVRIMKARKILRHNALIQEVINQSKARFNPSISMIKKCIEVLIDKQYIERSQTSADEYSYVA; encoded by the exons ATGTCCTTAAAGCCGCGGGTGGTGGATTTTGATGAGACATGGAACAAGCTGCTGACGACCATCAGGGCCGTGGTGATGCTCGACTACGTGGAGCGAGCCACATGGAATGATCGGTTTTC TGATATTTATGCGTTGTGTGTGGCGTACCCAGAACCTTTGGGTGAACGGCTATACACAGAGACAAAAATATTCCTGGAAAATCACGTCCGTCAGCTGTATAAG AAAGTGCTGGAGTCTGAGGAGAAAGTCCTGCTGATGTATCATAGATACTGGGAGGAGTACAGTAAGGGTGCTGACTACATGGATTGCTTGTACAG GTACCTCAACACACAGTTTATAAAGAAGAACAAACTGACGGAAGCAGACTTGCAGTATGGCTACGGTGGGGTCGATATGAATGAACCACTGATGGAAATTGGAGAG CTTGCGCTTGATATGTGGAGGAAGCTGATGATCGAGCCACTGCAAGCCATGCTGATCCGAATGCTTCTAAAAGAAATCAAAAA TGACCGGTGTGGGGAGGATCCGAATCAGAAAGTAATCCATGGGGTTATCAACTCCTTTGTTCATGTTGAACAGTACAAGAAAAAGTTTCCTCTAAAG TTTTATCAGGAGATCTTCGAAGGGCcgtttctgacaaaaacaggCGAGTATTACAAACAAGAAGCCTCCAACCTACTGCAAGAGTCCAACTGTTCTCAGTATATGGAAAAG gttttagggCGGTTGAAAGACGAAGAGGTGCGATGTCGGAAGTACCTGCACCCGAGCTCCTACGCCAAAGTCATTCACGAATGCCAGCAGAGGATGGTGGCCGACCACCTGCAGTTCCTGCATGGGGAATGCCAGAACATCGTCAGGCAAGAGAAGAGAGATG ACATGGCGAACATGTACACGCTGCTGCGGGCTGTGTCCAACGGCTTACCTCACATGATACAAGAGCTGCAGGTGCACATTCACGACGAGGGGCTCCGAGCCACCAGTAACCTCTCTCAGGAAAAT ATGCCAACCCAGTTTGTGGAGTCTGTGTTGGAGGTTCATAGTAAATTTGTCCTGTTGATTAACACAGTGTTAAATGGGGACCAGCATTTTATGAGCGCACTTGACAAG GCTCTGACTTCGGTAGTAAACTACAGAGAGCCCAAATCCATCTGTAAAGCGCCTGAACTG CTTGCCAAGTACTGTGACAATCTGCTAAAGAAGTCAGCGAAGGGGATGACTGAGAATGAGGTGGAGGATAAGCTGACCAGCTTCATCACCGTTTTCAAGTACATTGATGATAAAGATGTCTTTCAAAAG TTTTATGCAAGAATGCTTGCTAAGAGATTAATACACGGGCTCTCCTTATCCATGGACTCGGAGGAAGCCATGATCAACAAACTAAAG CAAGCGTGTGGCTATGAGTTCACAAGCAAACTGCACAGAATGTACACAGACATGAGTGTAAGCGCCGACCTCAACAACAAGTTCAACAACTTCATTAAAACCCAGGAGATAGTGGTGGACCTGGGCATCAGTTTTCAGATCTATGTGTTACag GCGGGAGCATGGCCTCTCACACAGGTCCCCTCCTCTACGTTTGCCATCCCTCAGGAACTGGAGAAAAGTGTACAGATG TTTGAGTTGTTTTATAATCAGCATTTCAGCGGGAGGAAGCTGACCTGGCTACACTATCTTTGCACAG gtgaagtgaagatgAACTACCTGTCCAAGCCCTACGTGGCCATGGTTACAACCTATCAAATGGCGGTGCTGCTGGCCTTCAACAACAGTGAGACAGTGGGGTATAAGGAGCTGCAGGACAGCACACAGATGAGTGAGAAGGAGCTGCAGAAGACCATTAAGTCTCTGCTGGATGTCAAGATGATCAATCATGACTCTCAGAAA GAGGAAATCGAGACCGAATCCACTTTTTCACTAAATATGAGTTTCACTAGTAAAAGAACCAAGTTTAAGATCACTACGTCAATGCAGCGGGACACACCACAG gagATGGAACAGACGAGGAGTGCCGTGGATGAAGACAGGAAAATGTATTTACAGGCTGCTATAGTGAGGATTATGAAAGCCAGAAAAATCCTGAGACACAATGCCCTCATACAAGAA GTGATCAACCAGTCTAAAGCCCGATTCAACCCCAGTATCAGCATGATCAAGAAGTGCATCGAGGTGCTTATCGACAAGCAGTACATCGAGCGAAGCCAGACATCTGCGGATGAGTACAGCTATGTCGCATAA